Proteins from one Paenibacillus amylolyticus genomic window:
- a CDS encoding tetratricopeptide repeat protein: MFQHVFAEMNDMLDEIIKSYPSAEGLNKQELLQKWNLLKRMSDGMLDEWLMFEEKMSQVREREMDKPASLEPEQEAVTALPELHLECFSRGQGYFKLQMYPQAIMQFSRVVADYPESALTRFYLALAYLNLEQIAEAGTHLQQIMYLKGSPRLKGLVCNALGCIQAKLGNPEAACSLFAQALQYDPTLTEPLYNMEACRLNRGKLQYANQLTTLH; the protein is encoded by the coding sequence ATGTTCCAGCATGTTTTCGCAGAAATGAACGACATGTTAGATGAAATTATCAAGAGCTATCCTTCCGCTGAAGGCCTGAACAAACAAGAATTGCTGCAAAAGTGGAATTTGCTTAAGCGGATGAGTGACGGAATGCTGGATGAATGGCTGATGTTTGAAGAAAAGATGAGCCAGGTCAGGGAACGGGAGATGGATAAGCCAGCTTCCCTTGAGCCAGAACAGGAAGCTGTCACGGCTCTGCCTGAACTTCATCTGGAATGTTTCAGTCGAGGTCAGGGTTATTTCAAATTACAGATGTATCCGCAGGCGATCATGCAATTCTCCCGGGTTGTGGCCGATTATCCCGAGAGTGCGTTGACTCGATTCTACCTGGCGCTCGCGTATCTGAATCTGGAACAAATCGCCGAAGCCGGGACTCATTTGCAGCAGATCATGTATCTCAAGGGTTCACCTCGCTTGAAGGGACTTGTATGTAACGCCCTGGGCTGTATTCAAGCCAAGCTTGGGAATCCGGAAGCTGCATGTTCACTCTTTGCACAGGCCCTTCAGTACGACCCGACATTGACCGAACCACTGTACAACATGGAAGCATGCAGGTTGAACAGGGGAAAATTGCAATATGCTAATCAGCTGACGACCCTTCATTAA